From the genome of Streptomyces sp. V1I1, one region includes:
- a CDS encoding adenylate kinase, which yields MRIVLVGPPGAGKGTQAAYLAKNLSIPHISTGDLFRANISQGTELGVQAKAYMDAGELVPDEVTIAMAKDRMEQPDAANGFLLDGFPRNVSQAEALDAMLKAEGMTLDAVLDLEVPEDEVVKRIAGRRICRNDSSHVFHVTYSPPKTEGVCDICGGELYQRDDDSEETVRRRLEVYHTQTEPIIDYYKAQGLVVTISALGKVNEVTQRAMDALTKSRED from the coding sequence ATGCGAATCGTCCTCGTCGGACCGCCCGGTGCCGGCAAGGGAACGCAGGCTGCGTACCTTGCCAAGAACCTGTCGATCCCGCACATCTCCACGGGCGACCTCTTCCGCGCCAACATCAGCCAGGGCACGGAGCTCGGCGTACAGGCCAAGGCCTACATGGACGCGGGCGAGCTGGTGCCCGACGAGGTCACCATCGCGATGGCCAAGGACCGGATGGAACAGCCGGACGCCGCGAACGGCTTCCTGCTCGACGGCTTCCCGCGCAATGTCTCGCAGGCCGAGGCGCTCGACGCGATGCTGAAGGCCGAAGGCATGACGCTCGACGCGGTGCTCGACCTGGAGGTCCCCGAGGACGAGGTCGTGAAGCGGATCGCGGGCCGCCGCATCTGCCGCAACGACTCGAGCCACGTCTTCCATGTGACGTACTCCCCGCCGAAGACCGAGGGTGTCTGCGACATCTGCGGCGGCGAGCTGTACCAGCGTGATGACGACTCCGAGGAGACGGTGCGCAGGCGGCTCGAGGTCTACCACACGCAGACCGAGCCGATCATCGACTACTACAAGGCCCAGGGCCTGGTGGTCACGATCTCCGCGCTGGGCAAGGTCAATGAGGTGACCCAGCGGGCGATGGACGCGCTCACGAAGTCCCGCGAGGACTGA
- the secY gene encoding preprotein translocase subunit SecY, with protein MLTAFARAFKTPDLRKKLLFTLAIIVLYRLGSHIPVPGVSYQNVQICVDAAQKGNNSLFGLVNMFSGGALLQITIFALGIMPYITASIILQLLTVVIPRLEALKKEGSAGTAKITQYTRYLTVALAVLQGTGLVATARSGALFSGCTVADQIVPDRSIYTTIVMVVTMTAGTAAVMWLGELITDRGIGNGMSILMFISIAAGFPGALWAIKESGKLAKGWIEFSTVILIGFVMVALVVFVEQAQRRIPVQYAKRMIGRRSYGGTSTYIPLKVNQAGVIPVIFASSLLYIPALVAQFSSGTSGWKTWIEQHFVKGDHPYYIATYFLLIVFFAFFYVAISFNPEEVADNMKKYGGFIPGIRAGRPTAEYLSYVLNRITWPGSLYLGLIALVPTMALAGFGGANQNFPFGGTSILIIVGVGLETVKQIESQLQQRNYEGFLR; from the coding sequence GTGCTCACCGCGTTCGCCCGGGCGTTCAAGACGCCCGACCTGCGCAAGAAGCTGCTCTTCACACTCGCCATCATCGTGCTGTACCGGCTGGGGTCCCATATTCCGGTCCCAGGCGTCAGCTACCAGAACGTACAGATCTGTGTGGACGCGGCCCAGAAGGGCAACAACAGCCTGTTCGGCCTGGTGAACATGTTCAGTGGCGGGGCGCTGCTGCAGATCACCATCTTTGCGCTGGGCATCATGCCGTACATCACGGCGAGCATCATCCTGCAGCTGCTGACCGTGGTCATCCCGCGGCTGGAGGCCCTCAAGAAGGAGGGTTCGGCCGGTACCGCGAAGATCACGCAGTACACGCGATACCTGACCGTCGCCCTCGCCGTGCTGCAGGGCACCGGCCTGGTGGCAACGGCCCGCAGCGGCGCGCTCTTCAGCGGGTGCACAGTCGCCGACCAGATCGTTCCGGACCGCTCGATCTACACGACCATCGTCATGGTCGTCACCATGACCGCGGGCACCGCGGCCGTCATGTGGCTCGGTGAGCTCATCACCGACCGCGGCATCGGCAACGGCATGTCGATCCTGATGTTCATCTCGATCGCCGCCGGCTTCCCTGGCGCCCTGTGGGCCATCAAGGAGAGCGGCAAGCTCGCCAAGGGCTGGATCGAGTTCAGCACGGTCATCCTGATCGGCTTTGTGATGGTCGCCCTGGTCGTCTTCGTCGAGCAGGCTCAGCGCCGTATCCCGGTGCAGTACGCGAAGCGCATGATCGGGCGGCGGTCGTACGGCGGTACGTCCACTTACATCCCGCTCAAGGTGAACCAGGCGGGTGTGATTCCCGTCATCTTCGCCTCGTCGCTGCTCTACATCCCGGCGCTGGTCGCGCAGTTCAGCAGTGGCACTTCGGGCTGGAAGACATGGATTGAGCAGCACTTCGTCAAGGGTGACCACCCGTACTACATCGCCACGTACTTCCTGTTGATCGTGTTCTTCGCCTTCTTCTATGTGGCGATCTCGTTCAACCCCGAGGAAGTCGCGGACAACATGAAGAAGTATGGTGGCTTCATCCCGGGTATCCGGGCAGGTCGACCTACTGCCGAGTATCTGAGCTACGTGCTCAACAGGATCACTTGGCCGGGCTCGCTGTACCTGGGTCTGATTGCTCTTGTCCCGACGATGGCGTTGGCAGGCTTCGGCGGCGCGAACCAGAACTTCCCGTTCGGCGGGACGAGCATCCTCATCATCGTGGGTGTGGGTCTGGAGACCGTGAAGCAGATCGAGAGCCAGCTCCAGCAGCGCAATTACGAAGGGTTCCTCCGCTGA
- the rplO gene encoding 50S ribosomal protein L15: protein MAENNPLKVHNLRPAPGAKTAKTRVGRGEASKGKTAGRGTKGTKARYQVPERFEGGQMPLHMRLPKLKGFKNPFRTEYQVVNLDKLGALYPEGGEVTVADLVAKGAVRKNSLVKVLGQGEISVALQVTVDAVSGSAKEKIAAAGGTVTELV, encoded by the coding sequence ATGGCGGAGAACAACCCGCTGAAGGTCCACAACCTCCGGCCTGCCCCGGGCGCCAAGACCGCCAAGACCCGTGTGGGTCGTGGTGAGGCGTCCAAGGGTAAGACCGCCGGTCGTGGCACCAAGGGCACCAAGGCCCGCTACCAGGTTCCGGAGCGCTTCGAGGGCGGGCAGATGCCCCTCCACATGCGTCTCCCGAAGCTGAAGGGCTTCAAGAACCCGTTCCGCACCGAGTACCAGGTTGTGAACCTGGACAAGCTCGGCGCTCTCTACCCCGAGGGTGGAGAGGTCACGGTGGCCGACCTGGTCGCCAAGGGCGCGGTGCGCAAGAACAGCCTCGTCAAGGTCCTTGGCCAGGGCGAGATCTCCGTGGCGCTGCAGGTGACGGTTGACGCCGTCTCCGGTTCCGCCAAGGAGAAGATTGCCGCTGCCGGCGGCACCGTCACCGAGCTCGTCTGA
- the rpmD gene encoding 50S ribosomal protein L30, with amino-acid sequence MARLKITQTKSYIGTKQNHRDTLRSLGLKRLNDVVVKEDRPEFRGMVHTVRHLVTVEEVD; translated from the coding sequence ATGGCCCGTCTCAAGATCACGCAGACGAAGTCGTACATCGGTACTAAGCAGAACCACCGCGACACCCTGCGTTCGCTCGGGCTCAAGCGCCTGAACGACGTGGTTGTCAAGGAGGACCGTCCCGAGTTCCGCGGCATGGTGCACACCGTCCGCCACCTCGTCACGGTTGAGGAGGTCGACTGA